In Leishmania panamensis strain MHOM/PA/94/PSC-1 chromosome 13 sequence, the genomic stretch CCCGGAAAGCCGCCGTGGGGCGGAGGTCACGGCCCATGGAGTACCAATAACGGCAACACCACCAACGCTAGCGTTCAGCCATCTTTTCATGACCGGAGTACCAGAAGAGGTCCCAGCGGAAAGGTCAACACCAGCAACAGTAGCAACAACAACCAACCCGCAAAGCAGGACTATGCTCAAGTCAGCACCGCGGAGCAGAGCATCCAAAAGGCAAATCCCGTGGGGAGTTTAGCGGATCGAAGGCCTCTTGATCTGCAGGCCCGTGACGCGGAGAGCTTTTATGGGAAGCAGCCAACCGCAAGCCTCCGCTCGCAATACGGAAATCGTGGCCACGCCaacgctggcggtggcagcgacggcggtgcaggcATTGTTGGGACCAGTGCAGCGATTGATGCCACGCTGAAGCGCCTGACAGTGCTTCTCAACCGAAAGTACTTCAATCCgaaacagcagcaagggCTCTCGCATCAGCAAAACTCCATGACTCAAGGCCACCTGGCAGAGTACATTTTCACGGGTGGCGTGCAGACGAATAGCTTCGTGTCGGAGTGCATGCAGGCGCAGAGGCCCGTGGCTCTGCTCACCCACTCCGGCGAGCCGCTGTCGCCCCGTGGGGATCGAGTCGGTGGATCTGGCCGCTCGGCGTACCAGGAGCAGCGTAAGATTTCGTTAGATATGCTACTCTCCAGCGTTGACGACATCGTGTCACAGGTGTACGTGAACTTTGACGAGGATCTCACCAAGTTGCTGCTCAACGCACTCGATCGCGTTACGGCCTGCGAGACCCTGGATCAGAAGGAGCGAGCAAAGGTGCGTGTTATCGATGAGCTGCTCGAGGTTCTTGGAGACAGTCACTACgacctgctgcagtgcataATGTACCGCCCTCGCGAAGTCTTCCTCCGACTCTTGGAGGAGTTCTGCACCTTGGAGGATGCCGGGGATGCGGGGGTGAGCCAGTCCTCTGGCGGTCCAAAGGGACTGACGGTGCGCGTAGTGAAGAACACTAATCAGCGCTCACAGGGGCAGGATGTGGTGATCAACGACGCAGGCAAGCTTACTGATCAGAAGTGGCTCGCCCACATGAACAAACGCTACCGTGTCTTGATGCAGGAGTCAGAGCTGGACGAGCTCTTTAAGCGGGACTTCAGCGTGACCGGGTCCATTATGCCGGCAGGCGCTACTGTTACCAAGAAGTCCGGGCATGTGCGCATTCACATTCCCCCTCCAACACAGGAGATACTGCCTGATAGCAAGCGCGTCTGTATCGCGACGTCTCTGCCAGAGTGGACGCACCCAGCCTTTCTCTCCATTACGCACCTCAACACGATTCAGACAACGATCTTCGAGACAGCGTTTCACACCTCGCAGAACATGCTGGTGTGCGCGCCGACGGGTGCGGGTAAGacggtgtgtgcgctgcttgTGATGCTGCGGTGCATCAGCGAGCACTTCGAGGGCGGTGTACTAGATCGAGACTTCAAGATAATTTTTGTTGCCCCAATGAAGGCGCTTGCGCAGGAGATGGTTGAGAACTTCTCGCGGCGCCTAGCGCCGTTCATGATGAAGGTGCGCGAACTTACGGGCGACATGCAGCTGACCAAGCGGGAGCTGGCGGAGACGCAAGTAATTGTGACAACGCCGGAGAAGTGGGATGTCATCACCCGCAAACAGAGCAATGAGGAGCTGGTAAGCCAAGTGCGGCTCATCATCATGGATGAGATTCACCTGCTGAACGAAGAGCGCGGTCCTGTGTTGGAGGCGTTGGTCGCGCGCACACTGCGGCACGGCGAGCTGAATccggagcagcgcatccgcCTGGTGGGCCTCTCCGCCACGCTGCCCAACTACAAGGATGTGGCGAACTTCCTGCAGGCGGACTTACGGGAGGGTCTCAAAGTATTCGGCCCGGAGTATCGCCCTGTTCCCCTGGAGCAGACTTTTATTGGTGTGCAGAACGCATCTGGACCGCAGAAGCGCAACAAGGAGTTCGAGCTCGATCGCCTGGCGTatgaggaggtggtgaagaaCGTGCGGGAGGGGCACCAGGTGATGGTGTTTGTGCACTCGCGGAAGCAGACGATAGGGCTGGCCAAGTACTTTATCGAGGAGTCAAAGTGCCGTGGGGAGGAGCAACTGTTTCAGTACAGAGGTGTAATGCCATCAGCGATCGACAAGAAGGGCCGCACGCTTCAAGGGCGTGACTTGGCCTCCTTATTCATCGCCGGCTTCGGCGCGCACCACGCTGGCCTCGTCCGTTACGATCGCACCAGCACAGAGGGCTTCTTCAGGGACGGGTATCTGAGAGTACTGTGCTGCACAAGTACCCTGGCGTGGGGCGTAAACCTTCCGGCGCACACAGTGGTGATTCGTGGCACGCAAATGTACGACCCCAAGCGCGGTGGGCTCGTCTCCATCTCGGTGCTGGATGTAATGCAGATCTTCGGCCGCGCTGGCCGTCCGCAGTTCGACACGAGCGGCCATGGCATCATAATATCCGATGACAAGGAAGTGAGTCACTTCCTCCGACTCATTGCACACGCCCTGCCCATCGAGAGTCAGCTGCAAGGCAAGCTGTGCGACCACCTGAACGCTGAGGTGAATGCCGGTACTATATCTTCCGTTATGGAGGCCTCTTCGTGGCTGGAGTACACGTACATGTGGCAGCGAATTCGAGTGAATCCGCTAACGTATGGGCTGAAAGTAAACAATGTCCGCAAAGACCCGGAGCTCAAGGCAGTGCGGTACGGGATGATTAACACTTCGTTCACCGACCTCGCCATTGCGGGTATGGTGCGCTACAACCCGGAGACGGGCTCGGTGGAGAGTACCGATCTCGGACGTCTCGCGAGCCACTACTACATCACCTACGAGAGCATCAGTATATTCAACGAGAAGATGCGCCGCCCCGATGACACGTGGATCGACACGTTGGACATGGGCACTGCCATGAACATCGCTGCCTCAGCAAAGGAGTTCAGCCAGCTGAAAGTgcggcaggaggagctggatgAGCTTCAGTacctgcaccagctgctgcctaAGCAGGTGCGTGAATACCGGGTGAGTGACGAGAGCGCCGACGAGACGAGCACGCAGTGGAAGGTGACAACGCTGCTCAAGGCGTACATCAACCGCCTTTCTGTTGAGACGCACTCTCTGTCATCTGACATGGTGTACGTGCTGCAGAACATGCCCCGCATCTGCCGCGCCCTCTTCGAGATTGAGCTGGAGCGTGGCCACCCTCTCACCACGTACACGTACTTGACGCTGTGCAAGTGCATTGAGCACCGCTGTTGGGACTTTGAGCACCCATTGATGCAGTTCGCGAATTGGAGCCACCGGGTGAACATCACGGACGCTGTGTGGATAAACTTGAACAAGCGCAACCCAAGCATGCAACTACTGCAGGAGATgacggcgaaggaggcgggggagaTGGTGCACAACGTGCGCGCCGGTCGCGACATTGTCGATCTGGTGTCAAAATTTCCCTCGGTGAACATCGACATTGATGTGCAGCCCATCACCCGCTCCATTCTGCGTGTCAAGGTGACGATTGAGGCGAATTTTGTGTGGAGTCGCGACTTGTCCGGGAACTCTGAGCTGTTCTGGCTTCTAGTGGAGGACCAGGACAACCACTTCATTTTCCACCACGAGTCGGTCACGCTCACTCGCAAGGAGGTGGAGTCTGGCACGCCGCATGTGGTGAATCTTGCTGTCCCGATTGTGCCTCAGTACGACATGTACTCGGTGCGTCTCTACAGTGACCGCTGGATGGGCTGCAAGGAGGACTACACCTTTTCCATTGGCCACCTGCACCTTCCGGAGGACTCGCAAATGACGacgaagctgctgccgctgggccCGCTGCGGCTCCACGTGATCCCAGAGGAGTACCACGTAATGTACAGCAACTACCGCCAGTTCAACGCGGTGCAGACCCAAATCTTCCACGCAATGTTCCACACAGACCAGAACGTCTTCCTCGGCGCCCCGACGGGCAGTGGTAAGACGATTGCTGCAGAGATGGCCATCCTCCGCGTGTTTGAGCAGTATCCTGGCAAGAAGGTGGTGTACATCGCGCCGCTCAAGGCCCTCGTGAAGGAGCGGCTTCGTGACTGGAAGGTCCGCATGACGCTTGTGGGACGCTCCGTGGTGGAGCTGTCGGGTGATGCGACGCCGGACATTAGTGCGCTCGCAAAGGCGGACATTTTGTGCACGACACCGGAGAAGTGGGATGGGATTTCGCGCAACTGGCAGGTACGCAGCTATGTCACGGCCGTGAAGCTGGTTGTGTTTGATGAGGTGCACATGCTGGGCACCGACCGTGGCCCGATTCTGGAGGTGATTGTAAGCCGCATGCGTTACATCGGGTGGAGCCTGAAGGCGCCGATCCGCTTGGTGGGTCTCTCCACGGCTGTCTCCAACCCGGGTGACCTGAGCTCGTGGCTTGGTGTGGAGAAGAAGTGGGCCGTGTTCAACTTTGACCCGTCAGTGCGTCCGGTACCGATGACAGTGCACATTGCGGGTTACCACGGCAAGAACTACTGCCCCCGTATGGCCACCATGAACAAACCGACGTACAACGCCATTTGCGAGAAGAGCCCGACGCAGCCGGTGCTTGTATTCGTATCATCCCGGCGGCAAACGCGACTCACAGCCATGGCCCTCATCGGTTTCCTGCTGATGGAGGACAACACGGCCAAGTGGGTGCATATGGATGTGGACCAGGTGCAGAAGTACACCTCGAGGCTAGATGACCCGTACGTGAAGCACTGCCTGCAGTTCGGCGTCGGCATCCACCACGCCGGGTTGCTGGAGGGCGACCGCACGATTGTCGAGGAGGCCTTCCTCTCAAATCGCATTCAGGTGCTGGTGGCGACATCGACGCTGGCATGGGGTGTCAACCTCCCTGCGCACATGGTTGTGGTGAAGGGCACCGAGTACTTCGACGCCAAGACGAACTCCTACGTGGACTTCCCGATCACGGATGTGCTGCAGATGATCGGCCGTGCCGGGCGCCCGCAGTTTGATACGGAGGGCGTGGCCCAGGTGCTGTGCCACGAGCCCAAGAAAGGCTTCTACCGCAAGTTCCTCTACGACCCCTTCCCGGTGGAGAGCGCGCTGCacaagcagctgcacgtcCACATCAATGCTGAAATTGTGTCGGGGACGATCAACACTCGCCAGGATGCGGTGAACTACCTGACGTGGACCTACCTCTTCCGGCGAATCGCACGCAACCCATCCTACTACGGACTGGAGGATGGCTCTCCCAAGGCGGTGACGAtcttcctctccaccctgGTGAAGGGCGTGCTGGCGGACCTTGAGCGCTGCGGTTGTATTGAGCAGCCGGATGCGATGGACGAGGATTTTGACCCGGATGCGATCCAGTACACCATACTGGGCAAGCTGTGTTCGTACTACTATATTTCCCACATCACGGTGGACTTGTTCAACCGCAGTATCGAGCCGGATCATTCCtgcggcgagctgctgcgtctcATGTGCGACGCGGAGGAGTTCAACGAGCTGCCAGTGCGTCACAACGAGGACAAACTGAACATGCAACTGGCGCGTCAGCTACCGCTGCCCGTCCGTGATGCAGAGGTGGACAGTCCGCACGCCAAGGCATTCCTCCTTTTTCAGGCGCTCTTTGAGCGCGCGCCGATGCCCATCACGGACTACATT encodes the following:
- a CDS encoding RNA helicase, putative (TriTrypDB/GeneDB-style sysID: LpmP.13.0390); the protein is MTQGHLAEYIFTGGVQTNSFVSECMQAQRPVALLTHSGEPLSPRGDRVGGSGRSAYQEQRKISLDMLLSSVDDIVSQVYVNFDEDLTKLLLNALDRVTACETLDQKERAKVRVIDELLEVLGDSHYDLLQCIMYRPREVFLRLLEEFCTLEDAGDAGVSQSSGGPKGLTVRVVKNTNQRSQGQDVVINDAGKLTDQKWLAHMNKRYRVLMQESELDELFKRDFSVTGSIMPAGATVTKKSGHVRIHIPPPTQEILPDSKRVCIATSLPEWTHPAFLSITHLNTIQTTIFETAFHTSQNMLVCAPTGAGKTVCALLVMLRCISEHFEGGVLDRDFKIIFVAPMKALAQEMVENFSRRLAPFMMKVRELTGDMQLTKRELAETQVIVTTPEKWDVITRKQSNEELVSQVRLIIMDEIHLLNEERGPVLEALVARTLRHGELNPEQRIRLVGLSATLPNYKDVANFLQADLREGLKVFGPEYRPVPLEQTFIGVQNASGPQKRNKEFELDRLAYEEVVKNVREGHQVMVFVHSRKQTIGLAKYFIEESKCRGEEQLFQYRGVMPSAIDKKGRTLQGRDLASLFIAGFGAHHAGLVRYDRTSTEGFFRDGYLRVLCCTSTLAWGVNLPAHTVVIRGTQMYDPKRGGLVSISVLDVMQIFGRAGRPQFDTSGHGIIISDDKEVSHFLRLIAHALPIESQLQGKLCDHLNAEVNAGTISSVMEASSWLEYTYMWQRIRVNPLTYGLKVNNVRKDPELKAVRYGMINTSFTDLAIAGMVRYNPETGSVESTDLGRLASHYYITYESISIFNEKMRRPDDTWIDTLDMGTAMNIAASAKEFSQLKVRQEELDELQYLHQLLPKQVREYRVSDESADETSTQWKVTTLLKAYINRLSVETHSLSSDMVYVLQNMPRICRALFEIELERGHPLTTYTYLTLCKCIEHRCWDFEHPLMQFANWSHRVNITDAVWINLNKRNPSMQLLQEMTAKEAGEMVHNVRAGRDIVDLVSKFPSVNIDIDVQPITRSILRVKVTIEANFVWSRDLSGNSELFWLLVEDQDNHFIFHHESVTLTRKEVESGTPHVVNLAVPIVPQYDMYSVRLYSDRWMGCKEDYTFSIGHLHLPEDSQMTTKLLPLGPLRLHVIPEEYHVMYSNYRQFNAVQTQIFHAMFHTDQNVFLGAPTGSGKTIAAEMAILRVFEQYPGKKVVYIAPLKALVKERLRDWKVRMTLVGRSVVELSGDATPDISALAKADILCTTPEKWDGISRNWQVRSYVTAVKLVVFDEVHMLGTDRGPILEVIVSRMRYIGWSLKAPIRLVGLSTAVSNPGDLSSWLGVEKKWAVFNFDPSVRPVPMTVHIAGYHGKNYCPRMATMNKPTYNAICEKSPTQPVLVFVSSRRQTRLTAMALIGFLLMEDNTAKWVHMDVDQVQKYTSRLDDPYVKHCLQFGVGIHHAGLLEGDRTIVEEAFLSNRIQVLVATSTLAWGVNLPAHMVVVKGTEYFDAKTNSYVDFPITDVLQMIGRAGRPQFDTEGVAQVLCHEPKKGFYRKFLYDPFPVESALHKQLHVHINAEIVSGTINTRQDAVNYLTWTYLFRRIARNPSYYGLEDGSPKAVTIFLSTLVKGVLADLERCGCIEQPDAMDEDFDPDAIQYTILGKLCSYYYISHITVDLFNRSIEPDHSCGELLRLMCDAEEFNELPVRHNEDKLNMQLARQLPLPVRDAEVDSPHAKAFLLFQALFERAPMPITDYITDQKSAMDNAVRVIQAMVDVAANNGHLYAALRCMALMQCMVQARWWDDNSLLQIPNVDKAMLPVIEKECDGVRGAAELANRPLAVLHSFQKVLEMPIFGLRERDVNESMEAVRGLPLIQVDLTIQQQQPTAAEETGANDEEAVLTYELTVHLQRLSFGQKSVIAPHFSKAKDEQYWVVVGHEPTGELVALKRVNRLRQSSTTTLQIEWDEDWVQYNPDGTVELNMYLVCDSYIGMDQQYSFILPRSN